A stretch of DNA from Candidatus Omnitrophota bacterium:
ATTAAACTGGCTCCCCCGCGAGGACTCGGACCTCGGACCTATTGGTTACACTTAACCCGCCATTACTAACGGAAGTGGACTTTTTCTTCTCCTTGACTGACGTTTGTCCCTCGTTTTTACTCGGGATAACTTCACTTCGTTCAGCTTTAGGAGGCAGGTGTATAGTCTCTGCACTTGCCCTCCGCCAGAAATCGACGGATGCTAGCTCAAGATTACCCTTCATAAATGATTAGGGCTTCCTTGACTTAGCCTGCTTTTTCAATCCCGATTTCTCGAGAAAGCTGCGTTTCGAACATGAGTTTCGCGATGGCAATTAGCGCAAAGCAGGACACATTTATCAAGCTCCTCAACAACTCTTTTCCAGCTTCTCGTGTATCCCTTTTGAGATATGCTGAAATCTTTTTCTAAAGAAACTTTATGATGAAGCTCTAACGCCTCAACGCACCGATTATAGCCACATCGTTCGCATTTTCCACCCTTATAGTCAACAGCCATTTGACGAATCTTCTTTCGTCTCTTACGAACTGCATCTATAAGATATTGCCGTCTATCGCTATATGTGCGTTTATCCTGTTTTGCCACCTTGCCCTCTAGTCAATTCAATGTTTCGCTGCGCTTTAAAGCGCAGTTTTCACAGCCAACCGCTCTACCAACTGAGCTACAGGGGAATAAAATATGCTAACAAAATATTTTCTCAAAGAGCGATCCCTCAGCATTGCCTCGGGATCAATTTAGTTTTTTCTCTTGCATCATTACATTTTTGCAAGTTAAAACTGTACTGATTATACCCAAAACTTTTTAATTGTCAACTGTGATTTCTCTTCTTGCATTAAGAGAAACACTTAAAGTAAACATATCAGCATACTCAAGAGCGCTTCCCATTGGAATGCCAACACCTATTCGGCTAATTTTAACACCCAAAGGTCTTAGCTGCTGTGTCAAATAAAGGGCTGTGGTCTCTCCCTCAGTATCCGGATCTGTTGCAATAATAACTTCTTTAATATTCTGCGTTGAAACACGATTCATTAGCTGACCGATTCTAAGATCTTCCGGCCCTCTACCGTCAGCCGGAGAAATCGTCCCAAGCAAAACATGATAGCTTCCATGGTAATGGCCTGTTTTTTCAAACGCTAAAACATCCTTTGGATTTTCAACAACACAAATAGTTGCATCGTCACGGCGTGTGTCACTACAAATCATGCATATTTCTGTTTCACTTAAATTATTACAAATTCGACAAAATGTAAGATGATCTTTCAGTCCCAAAATATCACTGCATAACCCTTCGGCATCTTCTCGGCTATTATTCAAGAACCAGAAAGCAATACGTTCAGCACTTCGGCGTCCGATTCCGGGAAGTTTTGTAAGCCGATCAATTAAATTTTCTATAACACGTGGATATGCCATTATTTTCCCTCACGATGCCATTGACTGACAATTTTTCCCTGAAATTTATTTAAGGCATTTTCAACCAAAGGCGCATTCTCCATCGGAGCATGATCATCAATGATTTTAAAAAATAAACTTACCTTTGTGCCAAGCTTTTCTTCTATGACATCACGAATTAAAGCAGTATTCTGTTTTTCTTCCAAAGCTTCCTTATGAAAAGCTGCCTTTTTAGAAAAGCCAATAACAATTTTTGTATCACTAACTTCAAAAGGTACTCCCTCTTGAAGATAAGTTGCAACCGACATTTTTTTTCGACTAACTGCAAAAGTCACAGAATCCCATATTTTCTTAAGATATTCCAGTGTCAGCGGTTCATTTCTTAAAAGTAAACTATCGACAGTCTTTGTGTCAACTGGAAGAAGACAATCATCTTCTACCTTCTCCACAGGATCTAAATTCTTTTGTATCAAACTCTCGCTCTTCTTGTCTAGTGAAAAATCTAAATGACCCTTTTCGTTAATAATCTTTTCCATTGGAATAAACTTCTTGAGGGCCTCTTTCGGCTTCTCCTGCGAAGTAACGACGTCCTTAGGCTCAGATGTATATGTTAGTTTTGCAAAAGCAACTTCTAAAGGAATCCGAACAGAATCCATCGCACGAGAAACATCCGTCACGTCAACAAGTATATCAATAGCTTTTAAAGTTTCACTCAAAGTCGTTTCTTCAGATTGCTTAAGCAGTGTCTCTTTAACAGCTAAAGGATGATCAATCATGCTCCCAAGCGATTTTCCGCCAATTTTAAGAATCATTAAATTTCGAAAATGCTCAATTAAATTACGTGTCAATTGCTTTGGATCTTTACCCTGCTCTAAAATATCATCTAAAACTTGCAGGCATTGTGAACAATTTTTAGATATCAGGGCATCCGTAAGTGAAAATATCAAATCGGTCTCAACTAAACCCAACATCGAGGAGACATCAGAATTCTTGATTGTTTGTTGCGATAATGCACTAAGCTGATCCAAAATACTTAAAGCGTCGCGCACGCTCCCCTTTGCCGCTTTTGCAATTGAAAAACCAGCATCTTGATCAATTTTTAATTTTTCTTTCTTTGAAATATCAGTAAGCGTTTCAGCTAAAGATTTAATCGAAACACGCTTAAAATCAAACTTTTGGCAGCGCGAGATGATCGTTGCCGGAACTTTGTCAGGTTCTGTTGTTGCAAAAATAAATTTAACACACTCTGGCGGCTCTTCTAAAGTCTTCAAAAGTGCATTAAAAGCCTCCGTTGTGAGCATGTGAACTTCATCAACAATATAAATCTTATAACGACCATAAGTCGGCGCAAACTTGACATTTTCTCGAAGCGAACGAATCTCGTCAATGCCACGATTAGACGCACCATCAATTTCAATGACATCAAAATTATTACCGCTTGTAATCTCAACACACGACGAACATTTTCCACAAGGGTTCGCCGTTGGTCCATTTTGGCAATTGAGCGATTTTGAAAGAATTCGAGCGCAAGACGT
This window harbors:
- a CDS encoding HNH endonuclease signature motif containing protein; translation: MAKQDKRTYSDRRQYLIDAVRKRRKKIRQMAVDYKGGKCERCGYNRCVEALELHHKVSLEKDFSISQKGYTRSWKRVVEELDKCVLLCANCHRETHVRNAAFSRNRD
- the recR gene encoding recombination mediator RecR, which encodes MAYPRVIENLIDRLTKLPGIGRRSAERIAFWFLNNSREDAEGLCSDILGLKDHLTFCRICNNLSETEICMICSDTRRDDATICVVENPKDVLAFEKTGHYHGSYHVLLGTISPADGRGPEDLRIGQLMNRVSTQNIKEVIIATDPDTEGETTALYLTQQLRPLGVKISRIGVGIPMGSALEYADMFTLSVSLNARREITVDN
- the dnaX gene encoding DNA polymerase III subunit gamma/tau, translated to MSYIVLARKYRPQTFDEVVGQGHITELLKKSIESKRLAHAYLFCGPRGIGKTSCARILSKSLNCQNGPTANPCGKCSSCVEITSGNNFDVIEIDGASNRGIDEIRSLRENVKFAPTYGRYKIYIVDEVHMLTTEAFNALLKTLEEPPECVKFIFATTEPDKVPATIISRCQKFDFKRVSIKSLAETLTDISKKEKLKIDQDAGFSIAKAAKGSVRDALSILDQLSALSQQTIKNSDVSSMLGLVETDLIFSLTDALISKNCSQCLQVLDDILEQGKDPKQLTRNLIEHFRNLMILKIGGKSLGSMIDHPLAVKETLLKQSEETTLSETLKAIDILVDVTDVSRAMDSVRIPLEVAFAKLTYTSEPKDVVTSQEKPKEALKKFIPMEKIINEKGHLDFSLDKKSESLIQKNLDPVEKVEDDCLLPVDTKTVDSLLLRNEPLTLEYLKKIWDSVTFAVSRKKMSVATYLQEGVPFEVSDTKIVIGFSKKAAFHKEALEEKQNTALIRDVIEEKLGTKVSLFFKIIDDHAPMENAPLVENALNKFQGKIVSQWHREGK